From the bacterium genome, one window contains:
- the pflA gene encoding pyruvate formate lyase-activating protein, producing the protein MTGRLHSIETLGALDGPGLRAVVFLQGCPLRCQYCHNPDTWDLAGGTEISAEALVARVCRLRPYFGAQGGVTLSGGEPLAQPQFAAEVSHLCRAQGLHTALDTSGACPGPAAAEVLRHTDLVILDLKATDPEQYRALTGGELSRTWEFVRQVTAAGVALWVRQVIVPGWNDTEADAHRLGEALRGLPTLERIELLPYHTLGLSKWAQLGLRSPLADRPAADPEHVARLERCARAASFTNS; encoded by the coding sequence ATGACTGGACGCCTGCACTCAATCGAGACGCTGGGGGCGCTGGACGGGCCCGGCCTGCGCGCCGTGGTGTTCCTGCAGGGCTGCCCCTTGCGCTGCCAGTACTGCCACAACCCCGACACGTGGGACCTCGCCGGCGGCACGGAGATCTCCGCCGAGGCGCTCGTGGCGCGGGTGTGCCGGCTGCGGCCGTACTTCGGGGCGCAGGGCGGGGTCACGCTCTCCGGTGGCGAGCCGCTGGCCCAGCCGCAGTTTGCGGCCGAGGTCTCGCACCTGTGCCGCGCGCAGGGCCTCCACACCGCCCTCGACACCAGCGGCGCCTGTCCCGGCCCGGCCGCCGCTGAGGTTCTACGCCACACCGACCTGGTGATTCTCGATCTCAAGGCCACCGACCCCGAGCAGTACCGGGCGCTGACCGGCGGGGAACTGTCGCGCACGTGGGAGTTCGTGCGTCAGGTGACGGCGGCAGGGGTGGCGCTGTGGGTGCGGCAGGTGATCGTGCCGGGGTGGAATGACACGGAGGCCGACGCGCACCGCCTGGGCGAGGCGCTGCGGGGGTTGCCGACGCTGGAGCGCATCGAGCTGCTGCCGTACCACACGCTGGGCCTGAGCAAATGGGCACAACTGGGGCTGCGCTCACCGCTGGCCGACCGCCCGGCGGCTGACCCGGAGCACGTGGCCCGGCTGGAGCGCTGCGCGCGTGCGGCCAGCTTCACCAACTCGTGA
- a CDS encoding DUF1559 domain-containing protein encodes MRRGFTLIELLVVIAIIAILAAILFPVFAKAREKARQSACQSNLKQLGLAILQYTQDYDEKMPLLAPYNPAGTQVYLQDNIAPYMKNTQLWQCPSAAGQYWATYGVPAVYVSQQVVTYGIQDNLVYVHSLDHFGRVNPPLSVGAIVRPAEIYMMTDSAYYTNWIRNTAAATLDPAGVNRMRFPHNGGMNVLYVDGHVKFATESAMRGGSVDDRWYM; translated from the coding sequence ATGCGCCGCGGTTTCACGTTGATTGAGCTTCTGGTTGTCATCGCGATCATCGCCATCCTGGCGGCGATCCTGTTCCCGGTGTTCGCGAAGGCGCGTGAGAAGGCACGGCAATCGGCGTGCCAGAGCAATCTCAAGCAGCTTGGACTTGCCATCCTGCAGTACACCCAGGACTATGACGAGAAGATGCCTTTGCTGGCGCCGTACAATCCCGCTGGCACCCAGGTCTACCTCCAGGACAACATCGCTCCGTACATGAAGAACACTCAGCTCTGGCAGTGCCCCAGTGCAGCGGGCCAGTACTGGGCCACCTACGGGGTGCCGGCAGTCTACGTGAGCCAGCAGGTGGTGACCTATGGCATTCAGGACAACCTGGTGTACGTCCACAGCCTGGACCATTTCGGCCGAGTGAACCCACCACTCTCGGTTGGCGCAATCGTCCGTCCGGCCGAGATCTACATGATGACCGACTCGGCCTACTACACCAACTGGATCCGCAACACCGCCGCCGCGACGCTGGATCCCGCTGGCGTCAACCGCATGCGCTTCCCCCACAATGGCGGTATGAACGTCCTGTATGTGGACGGTCACGTGAAGTTCGCCACCGAGTCGGCCATGCGCGGTGGCAGCGTGGATGACCGGTGGTACATGTAG
- a CDS encoding zinc ribbon domain-containing protein, which yields MTRLGGTTCPNCGAVMPDDSETCSHCGAVLRSPDPTEPSPPVAATPPVPATPRPPESIIVPPLPPTAGPTPGGVVSVNRTVTAQVHLSFPQEAVDKQQWLTEEQWRRLMEAYEEQLAARMRTDLQSGQALDLATESRSVRVPWEQVGDQLDPAQRLEIEQRLQQLLSSTPALPPTPGVAMPPVVVRTPVRARTSIGCSLLWLALAVTLAGAVLCVVAH from the coding sequence GTGACTAGACTCGGCGGAACCACCTGCCCCAACTGCGGGGCGGTCATGCCTGACGACAGCGAGACCTGTTCGCACTGTGGGGCGGTCTTGCGCAGCCCCGACCCCACGGAGCCGTCTCCGCCTGTCGCCGCGACGCCCCCTGTCCCCGCCACACCCCGGCCACCCGAGTCGATCATCGTTCCCCCGCTGCCACCAACTGCTGGGCCGACGCCGGGGGGGGTCGTCTCCGTCAATCGGACCGTCACGGCGCAGGTCCACCTGAGCTTCCCACAGGAGGCCGTGGACAAGCAGCAGTGGCTGACCGAGGAGCAGTGGCGGCGGCTGATGGAGGCGTACGAGGAGCAACTGGCGGCGCGCATGAGGACCGACCTGCAGAGCGGACAGGCCCTGGACCTGGCGACCGAGAGCAGGTCAGTGCGAGTGCCCTGGGAGCAGGTGGGCGACCAGCTTGACCCCGCGCAGCGACTGGAGATCGAGCAGCGGCTGCAGCAGTTGCTGAGCAGCACCCCAGCCCTCCCGCCCACACCGGGCGTCGCCATGCCGCCGGTGGTCGTCAGGACTCCGGTCAGGGCCAGGACCAGCATCGGTTGCAGCCTGCTATGGCTTGCGCTGGCCGTCACGTTGGCAGGCGCGGTCCTGTGCGTGGTGGCACACTGA
- a CDS encoding tetratricopeptide repeat protein, whose amino-acid sequence MTHPRYRGPHAGRVVTGLLLLLLAVQSHGAWAQQAELRAGSGGVVGRLVVLPTRGSGLYSWALPVTLGGLLKQAQVDTVSTEALAALLKERKLGDLAGGLPANWSPETLAAAAEAGQVGKDSGYVLMASWNTAQPDEKQWADDTPFWLLATLKKGNTTVFGTTRLPREEGRFYPLADYQVAIQDLAEMVAQNISPGALEQARRADRWRQQITPTQVRLLAEAEQDIAAGRLQEARTRLEQAQAGATGAAGALVAMRRLVEVNAALGRQDPGRADAIGKQEEQAGRALAAQSGRARAWAELSVAEGLRLQRKWPDAAEAYLAWIQHLADEQLMQPDEFLPEAARPELDARKPRLWGHLTTPGLEAQWWATVGLALYRGVSGAVAEPVCAYAAQRAAAEPDPASRAAAFVVLADQAKLRSDLQAALAGYQQALAIREQMSPGSLDCAAVHNKLGNAYADMDDQGRALEWYRKAVTIRERLAPDTLDCAVSYSNLGTIHTSRGDLDQALQWYAKALAIRERLAPGSLGCASTYNNIGAAYRSQGDDERALARFRQALDIYEKEAPGSRDCAVIYNNLGNVACDQGEMDQALAWYEKALAIRERLTPDSLACAAVYNNIGTAYANHGEYDRALQWHQKARPLLERRAPGSSLCAMSYANIGQVYGHQGNSGAAVEWLQQALSIYQRLTPRSLDCACTDSAVGFYLLNLDRTEEALTHLTRAAAISPQDAGVQVNLAWGRLTLKQLDQAVALLDRVCARPARDLAGIVTTKDESLAKHLLTQGNPGGYYLLGRVWEAANQVEWAVDAYGRFVESARGDRTWRLLDEHLRSKRLGADK is encoded by the coding sequence ATGACACATCCGCGGTACCGTGGTCCCCATGCCGGCCGTGTCGTCACCGGCCTATTGCTCCTCCTGCTGGCCGTGCAGTCACATGGCGCCTGGGCCCAGCAGGCCGAACTCCGGGCTGGCAGCGGGGGTGTCGTCGGTCGCCTGGTCGTGCTGCCGACGCGCGGGTCCGGGCTGTACTCGTGGGCGCTGCCGGTGACACTGGGGGGACTGCTCAAGCAGGCGCAGGTGGACACCGTGAGCACGGAGGCCCTGGCGGCCCTGCTGAAGGAGCGGAAGCTGGGCGACCTGGCAGGCGGTCTGCCCGCGAACTGGTCCCCCGAAACGCTGGCGGCTGCGGCCGAGGCCGGGCAGGTAGGGAAGGACAGCGGCTACGTGCTGATGGCCTCGTGGAATACCGCGCAGCCCGACGAGAAGCAGTGGGCCGATGACACGCCCTTCTGGCTGCTGGCGACCCTCAAGAAGGGCAACACCACCGTCTTTGGCACCACGCGCCTACCGCGCGAGGAGGGCAGGTTCTACCCGCTGGCCGACTACCAGGTCGCCATTCAGGACCTCGCCGAGATGGTCGCACAGAACATCAGCCCCGGCGCCCTCGAACAGGCCCGGCGCGCCGACCGGTGGCGACAGCAGATCACGCCGACGCAAGTGCGCCTGCTGGCCGAGGCGGAGCAGGACATCGCCGCCGGGCGCCTGCAAGAGGCGCGGACGAGGCTTGAGCAAGCCCAGGCCGGCGCCACGGGCGCGGCCGGGGCGCTTGTGGCCATGCGGCGCCTGGTGGAGGTGAACGCGGCCCTGGGGAGGCAGGACCCCGGGCGCGCGGACGCCATCGGCAAGCAGGAGGAGCAAGCCGGACGGGCGCTCGCCGCGCAGAGCGGACGGGCCCGCGCCTGGGCGGAGCTGTCGGTGGCGGAGGGTCTCCGCCTCCAGCGCAAGTGGCCGGACGCGGCCGAGGCGTACCTCGCCTGGATCCAGCACCTGGCGGACGAGCAGCTCATGCAGCCCGATGAGTTCCTCCCCGAGGCGGCCCGCCCGGAACTCGATGCCCGCAAGCCCCGCCTCTGGGGCCACCTGACTACCCCCGGCCTCGAAGCGCAATGGTGGGCCACGGTGGGCCTGGCCCTGTACCGGGGCGTGTCGGGCGCCGTGGCTGAGCCGGTCTGCGCCTATGCTGCCCAACGCGCCGCCGCGGAGCCCGACCCGGCCAGCCGCGCCGCCGCCTTCGTCGTGCTCGCCGACCAGGCGAAGCTGCGCAGCGACTTGCAGGCGGCGCTGGCAGGATACCAACAGGCCCTGGCGATCCGCGAGCAGATGTCGCCTGGCTCGCTGGACTGCGCCGCCGTCCACAACAAGCTCGGCAATGCCTACGCCGACATGGACGACCAGGGGCGCGCGCTCGAGTGGTACCGCAAGGCCGTCACAATCCGCGAGCGGCTCGCGCCCGACACCCTCGACTGCGCGGTCAGCTACAGTAACCTCGGCACCATCCACACCTCCCGGGGCGATCTGGACCAGGCGCTGCAGTGGTATGCGAAGGCGCTGGCCATCCGCGAGCGGCTGGCACCCGGCTCGCTGGGTTGCGCCAGCACCTACAACAACATCGGCGCTGCGTACCGGAGCCAGGGCGACGACGAGCGGGCCCTGGCGCGTTTCCGGCAGGCGCTGGACATCTACGAGAAGGAAGCGCCCGGCTCCCGCGACTGTGCCGTCATCTACAACAACCTCGGAAACGTCGCCTGCGACCAGGGCGAGATGGACCAGGCCCTGGCGTGGTACGAAAAGGCGCTGGCCATCCGGGAGCGTCTCACGCCGGACTCGTTGGCCTGCGCGGCGGTGTACAACAACATCGGGACCGCCTACGCCAACCACGGTGAGTACGACCGCGCCCTGCAGTGGCACCAGAAAGCGCGGCCGCTGCTGGAGCGCCGGGCCCCGGGCTCGTCACTGTGCGCGATGAGCTACGCCAACATCGGTCAGGTCTACGGCCACCAGGGGAACTCAGGCGCGGCAGTGGAGTGGCTGCAGCAGGCGCTGTCCATCTACCAGAGGCTGACGCCGCGTTCGCTGGACTGCGCCTGCACTGACTCGGCCGTGGGGTTCTACCTGCTGAACCTCGACAGGACCGAGGAGGCGCTCACTCATCTGACACGGGCCGCTGCCATCTCGCCGCAGGATGCGGGGGTGCAGGTCAACCTGGCGTGGGGGCGGCTGACGCTCAAGCAGCTGGATCAGGCCGTCGCCCTCCTCGACCGCGTCTGCGCGCGCCCCGCCAGGGATCTGGCCGGGATCGTGACCACCAAGGACGAGAGCCTCGCGAAGCACTTGCTGACCCAGGGGAACCCGGGCGGGTACTACCTGCTCGGGCGGGTGTGGGAGGCTGCGAACCAGGTGGAGTGGGCTGTGGACGCCTATGGTCGGTTCGTCGAGTCCGCCCGGGGCGACCGCACGTGGCGGCTGCTCGATGAGCACTTGCGGTCAAAGAGGCTGGGCGCCGACAAGTAG
- a CDS encoding caspase family protein: MVTRRRATMGAAMALAAAFLAAPATAEQYALLCGCAVYDEGPNLKPADLPTTVNDVLSLYEVLVRRFGFKPENIRVLLSPPEQWPLQTPAAGPATSANIAESFASWFGRAGPDDLIFFSYSGHGTFLHYTGGGANIHEEALLGSDYARTDPPQVLTFSQLRWLHSRLRDGQSVFVIDACHSGGGALAMDVLRSPFGPEPPIRYSATEPETRPVATPALAAAGLAPQISPEDLAAIQRRTVTVTACQSWEVASGVGPELPVGGQLRQTGVLTGSLVRALTAGPENQSWDDIARTARFLSVLGCIGQTTNAHGQGLGAAPFVQPAASPAGLPYYVAVPHEGALVMPADPFLGAGSALAVYGEPRPVGTPVAPSATLEAPPEGGGMARLAGTTETGGPRAAVARLQQIVLPKLRVCAQAADPLGLDLPDESRGVRERLGAAPYVQLSESARDPGTDYRMWVSIEEENVTRPFARARAADFPCRLAHGRPAPRSLEDSVTWLRGMLHYLRAVQGAAWLRNHGHTFRVSVTPDRDRPLYLPGATVKLKLEASAPCHVVVVAADTTGRVVVLPPQAISPAQAGEAMLTLPTGGPPHDMRLAVAKVFAFARPPEAAAVAQVAAGGKTDPAQAMLQLLRTTLGGPSANSIPTEGWADSETFVAAWDRVPLSAPLEF; this comes from the coding sequence ATGGTCACGAGGCGCCGGGCGACGATGGGGGCAGCGATGGCGCTGGCCGCGGCATTCCTCGCCGCGCCGGCGACGGCGGAGCAGTACGCGCTCCTGTGCGGCTGTGCAGTCTACGACGAGGGGCCGAACCTCAAGCCGGCGGACCTGCCGACGACGGTCAATGACGTGCTGTCACTGTACGAGGTCTTGGTGCGTCGCTTCGGGTTCAAGCCGGAGAACATCCGGGTATTGCTCAGCCCCCCGGAGCAGTGGCCGCTCCAGACGCCCGCCGCCGGGCCAGCCACCAGCGCCAACATCGCGGAGAGCTTCGCGAGTTGGTTCGGCAGGGCCGGCCCGGACGACCTCATCTTCTTCAGCTACTCCGGCCACGGGACATTCCTCCACTACACAGGCGGGGGCGCCAATATCCACGAGGAGGCGCTGCTCGGCTCGGACTACGCGAGGACCGACCCGCCACAGGTGCTGACCTTCTCGCAGCTACGCTGGCTGCACTCACGCCTGCGCGATGGGCAGTCCGTGTTCGTCATTGACGCCTGCCATTCCGGCGGTGGGGCGCTGGCGATGGATGTGCTGCGCTCGCCCTTCGGCCCCGAGCCGCCCATCCGGTACTCGGCGACAGAGCCAGAGACGCGACCGGTGGCGACGCCGGCGTTGGCCGCCGCGGGGCTGGCGCCACAGATCAGCCCGGAGGACCTGGCGGCGATCCAGCGACGGACCGTGACCGTGACGGCCTGCCAGTCGTGGGAGGTGGCGTCGGGCGTCGGGCCGGAACTGCCGGTCGGAGGCCAGTTGCGGCAGACGGGGGTGCTGACAGGCTCCCTGGTGCGCGCGCTGACCGCGGGACCGGAGAACCAATCATGGGACGACATCGCGCGCACGGCGCGGTTCCTGTCGGTGCTGGGCTGCATCGGGCAGACGACCAATGCCCACGGGCAGGGCCTGGGGGCTGCACCGTTCGTACAGCCCGCCGCGTCGCCGGCCGGGCTGCCCTACTATGTGGCCGTGCCACACGAGGGCGCGCTGGTGATGCCGGCTGACCCCTTCCTGGGGGCGGGGAGTGCCCTGGCGGTGTATGGGGAGCCAAGACCGGTCGGAACACCCGTGGCGCCGTCGGCGACGCTGGAAGCGCCACCGGAGGGTGGGGGGATGGCGCGTCTGGCCGGCACGACGGAGACGGGCGGACCCCGAGCGGCGGTGGCGCGCCTGCAGCAGATCGTGCTGCCGAAGCTGCGCGTGTGCGCGCAGGCGGCCGATCCGCTCGGACTGGACCTGCCGGACGAGAGCCGAGGTGTGCGGGAGCGACTCGGGGCGGCGCCGTACGTGCAACTGAGTGAGTCGGCCCGCGATCCGGGAACGGACTACCGGATGTGGGTCAGCATCGAGGAAGAGAACGTGACACGGCCGTTCGCGCGGGCCAGGGCGGCCGACTTCCCCTGCCGACTGGCGCACGGCAGGCCCGCCCCCCGGTCGCTGGAGGACTCGGTGACATGGCTGCGGGGAATGCTGCACTACCTGCGGGCGGTCCAGGGAGCAGCGTGGCTGCGGAACCACGGCCATACGTTCCGGGTGTCGGTGACCCCCGACCGAGACCGGCCGCTGTATCTGCCCGGCGCCACGGTGAAGCTCAAGCTGGAGGCGAGCGCGCCGTGCCACGTGGTCGTGGTGGCAGCCGACACGACGGGGCGCGTCGTGGTGCTGCCGCCGCAGGCGATCAGCCCCGCTCAGGCGGGCGAGGCGATGCTCACGCTGCCGACCGGAGGGCCCCCGCACGACATGCGGCTGGCCGTGGCCAAGGTCTTTGCGTTCGCCCGGCCGCCCGAGGCGGCGGCAGTGGCGCAGGTTGCGGCGGGGGGGAAGACGGACCCGGCGCAGGCGATGCTGCAACTGCTGCGCACGACGCTCGGCGGACCATCGGCTAACAGCATCCCGACGGAGGGGTGGGCCGATAGCGAGACCTTTGTCGCAGCATGGGATCGCGTCCCGTTGAGTGCACCCCTGGAGTTCTGA